A stretch of Elephas maximus indicus isolate mEleMax1 chromosome 27, mEleMax1 primary haplotype, whole genome shotgun sequence DNA encodes these proteins:
- the ACVR2B gene encoding activin receptor type-2B isoform X3: MFSGRLAAGLGVAAAPRGRRSAAHWPEAPPAIGPGIRSPRVGFQAPRAPGTQGSGRGEAETRECIYYNANWELERTNQSGLERCEGEQDKRLHCYASWRNSSGTIELVKKGCWLDDFNCYDRQECVATEENPQVYFCCCEGNFCNERFTHLPEAGGPEVTYELPPTAPTLLTVLAYSLLPIGGLSLIVLLAFWMYRHRKPPYGHVDIHEDPGPPPPSPLVGLKPLQLLEIKARGRFGCVWKAQLMNDFVAVKIFPLQDKQSWQSEREIFSTPGMKHENLLQFIAAEKRGSNLDMELWLITAFHDKGSLTDYLKGNIITWNELCHVAETMSRGLSYLHEDVPWCRGEGHKPSIAHRDFKSKNVLLKSDLTAVLADFGLAVRFEPGKPPGDTHGQVGTRRYMAPEVLEGAINFQRDAFLRIDMYAMGLVLWELVSRCKAADGPVDEYMLPFEEEIGQHPSLEELQEVVVHKKTRPTIKDHWLKHPGLAQLCVTIEECWDHDAEARLSAGCVEERVSMIRRSVNGTTSDCLVSLVTSVTNVDLPPKESSI; this comes from the exons GCTCCGGGCGTGGGGAGGCCGAGACGCGGGAGTGCATCTACTACAATGCCAACTGGGAGCTGGAGCGCACCAACCAGAGCGGTCTGGAGCGCTGCGAGGGTGAGCAGGACAAACGGCTGCACTGCTATGCCTCCTGGCGCAACAGCTCTGGCACCATCGAGCTGGTCAAGAAGGGCTGCTGGCTGGACGACTTCAACTGCTACGACAG GCAGGAGTGCGTGGCCACTGAGGAGAACCCACAGGTGTACTTCTGCTGCTGTGAGGGCAACTTCTGTAATGAGCGTTTCACCCACCTGCCGGAGGCTGGGGGCCCAGAAG TCACGTACGAGCTACCCCCGACAGCCCCCACCCTGCTCACGGTGCTGGCCTACTCCCTGCTGCCCATCGGGGGTCTCTCCCTCATCGTCCTGCTGGCCTTCTGGATGTACCGCCATCGCAAGCCCCCCTACGGCCACGTGGATATCCATGAG GACCCCGGGCCTCCACCCCCTTCCCCCCTGGTGGGCCTGAAGCCACTACAGCTCTTGGAGATCAAGGCACGGGGACGCTTCGGCTGTGTCTGGAAGGCGCAGCTTATGAATGACTTTGTGGCTGTCAAGATCTTCCCACTCCAG GACAAGCAGTCGTGGCAGAGCGAGCGGGAGATCTTCAGCACGCCGGGCATGAAGCACGAGAACCTGCTGCAGTTCATCGCCGCCGAGAAGCGCGGCTCCAACCTTGACATGGAGCTCTGGCTTATCACCGCCTTCCACGACAAG GGCTCCCTCACGGATTACCTCAAGGGGAATATCATCACGTGGAACGAACTGTGTCACGTGGCAGAGACGATGTCGCGCGGCCTCTCATACCTGCACGAGGACGTGCCCTGGTGCCGTGGAGAGGGCCACAAGCCGTCTATTGCCCACAG GGACTTTAAAAGCAAGAATGTTCTGCTGAAGAGCGACCTGACGGCCGTGCTGGCTGACTTTGGCTTGGCTGTTCGGTTTGAGCCAGGGAAACCTCCAGGGGACACCCACGGGCAG GTGGGCACCCGACGGTACATGGCCCCCGAGGTGCTTGAGGGAGCCATCAACTTCCAGAGAGACGCCTTCCTGCGCATTGACATGTACGCCATGGGGCTGGTGCTGTGGGAGCTGGTGTCTCGCTGCAAGGCCGCAGACG GGCCCGTGGACGAGTACATGCTGCCGTTTGAGGAGGAGATCGGCCAGCACCCGTCACTGGAGGAGCTGCAGGAGGTGGTTGTCCATAAGAAGACACGGCCCACCATTAAGGATCACTGGCTGAAGCACCCG GGCCTGGCTCAGCTCTGTGTGACCATCGAGGAATGCTGGGACCACGACGCTGAAGCACGCCTGTCTGCTGGCTGCGTGGAGGAGCGGGTGTCCATGATCCGGAGGTCGGTCAACGGCACTACCTCGGACTGTCTTGTCTCCCTGGTGACCTCCGTCACCAACGTGGACCTGCCTCCTAAAGAGTCGAGCATCTAA
- the ACVR2B gene encoding activin receptor type-2B isoform X2, translating to MFSGRLAAGLGVAAAPRGRRSAAHWPEAPPAIGPGIRSPRVGFQAPRAPGTQGSGRGEAETRECIYYNANWELERTNQSGLERCEGEQDKRLHCYASWRNSSGTIELVKKGCWLDDFNCYDRQECVATEENPQVYFCCCEGNFCNERFTHLPEAGGPEAPTLLTVLAYSLLPIGGLSLIVLLAFWMYRHRKPPYGHVDIHEDPGPPPPSPLVGLKPLQLLEIKARGRFGCVWKAQLMNDFVAVKIFPLQDKQSWQSEREIFSTPGMKHENLLQFIAAEKRGSNLDMELWLITAFHDKGSLTDYLKGNIITWNELCHVAETMSRGLSYLHEDVPWCRGEGHKPSIAHRDFKSKNVLLKSDLTAVLADFGLAVRFEPGKPPGDTHGQVGTRRYMAPEVLEGAINFQRDAFLRIDMYAMGLVLWELVSRCKAADGPVDEYMLPFEEEIGQHPSLEELQEVVVHKKTRPTIKDHWLKHPVRPGPLPGAGMGSPLPSTKGSVWGGSTLCRDSSGCGPRVMEPDLQLGQGLGCPPVRLTCAAWDKHIWAWHTWV from the exons GCTCCGGGCGTGGGGAGGCCGAGACGCGGGAGTGCATCTACTACAATGCCAACTGGGAGCTGGAGCGCACCAACCAGAGCGGTCTGGAGCGCTGCGAGGGTGAGCAGGACAAACGGCTGCACTGCTATGCCTCCTGGCGCAACAGCTCTGGCACCATCGAGCTGGTCAAGAAGGGCTGCTGGCTGGACGACTTCAACTGCTACGACAG GCAGGAGTGCGTGGCCACTGAGGAGAACCCACAGGTGTACTTCTGCTGCTGTGAGGGCAACTTCTGTAATGAGCGTTTCACCCACCTGCCGGAGGCTGGGGGCCCAGAAG CCCCCACCCTGCTCACGGTGCTGGCCTACTCCCTGCTGCCCATCGGGGGTCTCTCCCTCATCGTCCTGCTGGCCTTCTGGATGTACCGCCATCGCAAGCCCCCCTACGGCCACGTGGATATCCATGAG GACCCCGGGCCTCCACCCCCTTCCCCCCTGGTGGGCCTGAAGCCACTACAGCTCTTGGAGATCAAGGCACGGGGACGCTTCGGCTGTGTCTGGAAGGCGCAGCTTATGAATGACTTTGTGGCTGTCAAGATCTTCCCACTCCAG GACAAGCAGTCGTGGCAGAGCGAGCGGGAGATCTTCAGCACGCCGGGCATGAAGCACGAGAACCTGCTGCAGTTCATCGCCGCCGAGAAGCGCGGCTCCAACCTTGACATGGAGCTCTGGCTTATCACCGCCTTCCACGACAAG GGCTCCCTCACGGATTACCTCAAGGGGAATATCATCACGTGGAACGAACTGTGTCACGTGGCAGAGACGATGTCGCGCGGCCTCTCATACCTGCACGAGGACGTGCCCTGGTGCCGTGGAGAGGGCCACAAGCCGTCTATTGCCCACAG GGACTTTAAAAGCAAGAATGTTCTGCTGAAGAGCGACCTGACGGCCGTGCTGGCTGACTTTGGCTTGGCTGTTCGGTTTGAGCCAGGGAAACCTCCAGGGGACACCCACGGGCAG GTGGGCACCCGACGGTACATGGCCCCCGAGGTGCTTGAGGGAGCCATCAACTTCCAGAGAGACGCCTTCCTGCGCATTGACATGTACGCCATGGGGCTGGTGCTGTGGGAGCTGGTGTCTCGCTGCAAGGCCGCAGACG GGCCCGTGGACGAGTACATGCTGCCGTTTGAGGAGGAGATCGGCCAGCACCCGTCACTGGAGGAGCTGCAGGAGGTGGTTGTCCATAAGAAGACACGGCCCACCATTAAGGATCACTGGCTGAAGCACCCGGTGAGGCCCGGCCCTCTACCTGGGGCAGGAATgggcagccccctgccttccaccAAGGGCAGTGTCTGGGGAGGGTCCACGCTCTGCAGGGACAGCTCTGGGTGTGGCCCGAGAGTGATGGAGCCTGACCTTCAGCTCGGCCAGGGCCTGGGTTGTCCACCTGTGAGGCTTACCTGTGCCGCCTGGGATAAGCACATCTGGGCCTGGcacacctgggtttga
- the ACVR2B gene encoding activin receptor type-2B isoform X1 codes for MFSGRLAAGLGVAAAPRGRRSAAHWPEAPPAIGPGIRSPRVGFQAPRAPGTQGSGRGEAETRECIYYNANWELERTNQSGLERCEGEQDKRLHCYASWRNSSGTIELVKKGCWLDDFNCYDRQECVATEENPQVYFCCCEGNFCNERFTHLPEAGGPEVTYELPPTAPTLLTVLAYSLLPIGGLSLIVLLAFWMYRHRKPPYGHVDIHEDPGPPPPSPLVGLKPLQLLEIKARGRFGCVWKAQLMNDFVAVKIFPLQDKQSWQSEREIFSTPGMKHENLLQFIAAEKRGSNLDMELWLITAFHDKGSLTDYLKGNIITWNELCHVAETMSRGLSYLHEDVPWCRGEGHKPSIAHRDFKSKNVLLKSDLTAVLADFGLAVRFEPGKPPGDTHGQVGTRRYMAPEVLEGAINFQRDAFLRIDMYAMGLVLWELVSRCKAADGPVDEYMLPFEEEIGQHPSLEELQEVVVHKKTRPTIKDHWLKHPVRPGPLPGAGMGSPLPSTKGSVWGGSTLCRDSSGCGPRVMEPDLQLGQGLGCPPVRLTCAAWDKHIWAWHTWV; via the exons GCTCCGGGCGTGGGGAGGCCGAGACGCGGGAGTGCATCTACTACAATGCCAACTGGGAGCTGGAGCGCACCAACCAGAGCGGTCTGGAGCGCTGCGAGGGTGAGCAGGACAAACGGCTGCACTGCTATGCCTCCTGGCGCAACAGCTCTGGCACCATCGAGCTGGTCAAGAAGGGCTGCTGGCTGGACGACTTCAACTGCTACGACAG GCAGGAGTGCGTGGCCACTGAGGAGAACCCACAGGTGTACTTCTGCTGCTGTGAGGGCAACTTCTGTAATGAGCGTTTCACCCACCTGCCGGAGGCTGGGGGCCCAGAAG TCACGTACGAGCTACCCCCGACAGCCCCCACCCTGCTCACGGTGCTGGCCTACTCCCTGCTGCCCATCGGGGGTCTCTCCCTCATCGTCCTGCTGGCCTTCTGGATGTACCGCCATCGCAAGCCCCCCTACGGCCACGTGGATATCCATGAG GACCCCGGGCCTCCACCCCCTTCCCCCCTGGTGGGCCTGAAGCCACTACAGCTCTTGGAGATCAAGGCACGGGGACGCTTCGGCTGTGTCTGGAAGGCGCAGCTTATGAATGACTTTGTGGCTGTCAAGATCTTCCCACTCCAG GACAAGCAGTCGTGGCAGAGCGAGCGGGAGATCTTCAGCACGCCGGGCATGAAGCACGAGAACCTGCTGCAGTTCATCGCCGCCGAGAAGCGCGGCTCCAACCTTGACATGGAGCTCTGGCTTATCACCGCCTTCCACGACAAG GGCTCCCTCACGGATTACCTCAAGGGGAATATCATCACGTGGAACGAACTGTGTCACGTGGCAGAGACGATGTCGCGCGGCCTCTCATACCTGCACGAGGACGTGCCCTGGTGCCGTGGAGAGGGCCACAAGCCGTCTATTGCCCACAG GGACTTTAAAAGCAAGAATGTTCTGCTGAAGAGCGACCTGACGGCCGTGCTGGCTGACTTTGGCTTGGCTGTTCGGTTTGAGCCAGGGAAACCTCCAGGGGACACCCACGGGCAG GTGGGCACCCGACGGTACATGGCCCCCGAGGTGCTTGAGGGAGCCATCAACTTCCAGAGAGACGCCTTCCTGCGCATTGACATGTACGCCATGGGGCTGGTGCTGTGGGAGCTGGTGTCTCGCTGCAAGGCCGCAGACG GGCCCGTGGACGAGTACATGCTGCCGTTTGAGGAGGAGATCGGCCAGCACCCGTCACTGGAGGAGCTGCAGGAGGTGGTTGTCCATAAGAAGACACGGCCCACCATTAAGGATCACTGGCTGAAGCACCCGGTGAGGCCCGGCCCTCTACCTGGGGCAGGAATgggcagccccctgccttccaccAAGGGCAGTGTCTGGGGAGGGTCCACGCTCTGCAGGGACAGCTCTGGGTGTGGCCCGAGAGTGATGGAGCCTGACCTTCAGCTCGGCCAGGGCCTGGGTTGTCCACCTGTGAGGCTTACCTGTGCCGCCTGGGATAAGCACATCTGGGCCTGGcacacctgggtttga